The Salvia miltiorrhiza cultivar Shanhuang (shh) chromosome 1, IMPLAD_Smil_shh, whole genome shotgun sequence genome has a window encoding:
- the LOC131005998 gene encoding protein LEAD-SENSITIVE 1-like yields MGNYMSKVERSELKAGDHIYTRRIIYSHHGIYVGDDKVVHYVGLKRPSSSSSSSSSSSSAWLSSSSATPPCSVCEALDQREHKNGVLISCLDCFLKGGWLYRYEYGVSKWGYPKGTYNAAESAPAEVVTARAAQLLQDGFGEYSLMSNNCEDFATFCKIGRHSGIYGQGSAADAPLHALSHVP; encoded by the exons atgggaaaTTATATGTCAAAAGTGGAGAGAAGCGAGTTGAAAGCAGGCGATCATATATACACACGAAGAATAATTTACTCACACCATG GCATCTACGTCGGCGACGACAAAGTGGTGCACTACGTCGGCTTGAAACGACCGTCGTcgtcgtcatcatcatcatcatcatcgtcctcAGCGTGGCTCTCGAGCTCGAGCGCGACGCCGCCGTGCTCCGTCTGCGAGGCATTGGATCAAAGAGAGCATAAAAATGGAGTGCTAATTTCATGTTTGGATTGCTTCCTTAAAGGAGGGTGGCTGTACCGATACGAGTACGGCGTAAGCAAGTGGGGCTACCCTAAGGGGACGTACAACGCCGCCGAATCCGCGCCGGCGGAGGTCGTGACGGCGAGGGCGGCGCAGCTGCTTCAAGATGGATTCGGGGAGTATAGCTTGATGAGTAATAACTGTGAAGATTTTGCAACCTTTTGTAAAATTGGTCGACACTCTGGAATCTATGGTCAAGGCTCCGCAGCCGACGCTCCCTTACATGCTCTAAGCCATGTACCGTAG
- the LOC131006000 gene encoding protein LEAD-SENSITIVE 1-like, whose translation MGLASNYIARRYIKPGDHLYVYRACLAYSHHGIYRSEGQVIHFTSAASSSAERREVCSACELMEYSERSSGVIASCLDCFLKSGSPRRYKYGVTKAGYLMRRRGTCNTAEAGPVEVVLERAESLLSRNGFGEYNLLTNNCEDFATFCATGQKCNRNGTTRTYGQASLLGGFAFRRCHPNS comes from the exons ATGGGTTTGGCTTCAAATTACATCGCCCGCCGCTACATTAAGCCCGGCGACCACCTTTACGTCTACCGAGCATGTCTCGCCTATTCACATCATG GTATCTACCGTAGCGAAGGGCAAGTGATTCACTTCACGAGTGCAGCATCGTCTTCGGCTGAACGAAGGGAGGTTTGCTCGGCGTGTGAGTTAATGGAGTATAGTGAGCGCAGCAGTGGGGTGATCGCGTCTTGCCTGGATTGCTTCCTGAAATCGGGGTCGCCGCGGCGATACAAGTACGGCGTTACGAAGGCGGGGTACTTGATGAGACGGCGAGGGACTTGTAACACGGCGGAGGCCGGCCCCGTGGAGGTGGTGCTGGAAAGAGCAGAGTCTCTGCTTTCGAGGAATGGGTTTGGGGAATATAACTTGTTGACTAACAATTGCGAGGACTTCGCCACCTTCTGCGCCACGGGTCAGAAATGTAATCGCAATGGCACGACGCGCACCTACGGACAAGCTTCTCTTCTCGGTGGGTTCGCGTTTCGCCGGTGCCACCCTAATTCGTAG